Proteins encoded together in one Shewanella oneidensis MR-1 window:
- a CDS encoding DUF3010 family protein, with translation MRICGVELKGGEAIISLLSYEGETFNVPSCRKVSFSIAQSASTEAIREFHFAFHKLMEDYKVDEIVIIEREQKGKLAGSATSFKLEAAIQLGDVPVTLLSPVAIKEQNKRNPPHVDFDTLDLKRFQQPAFEAAYAQQNRHIFGKA, from the coding sequence ATGCGAATTTGTGGTGTTGAATTAAAAGGTGGCGAAGCCATCATCAGTCTGCTCAGCTACGAAGGGGAAACTTTCAATGTACCCAGCTGCCGTAAAGTGTCTTTTAGCATTGCCCAGTCGGCATCTACGGAGGCAATTCGTGAATTTCACTTTGCTTTCCATAAGTTAATGGAAGATTACAAGGTCGATGAAATTGTGATTATTGAGCGTGAGCAAAAAGGCAAGCTGGCAGGTTCTGCCACCAGCTTTAAGCTCGAAGCGGCAATTCAATTGGGCGATGTGCCTGTGACCTTGTTATCACCCGTTGCGATTAAAGAACAAAACAAGCGTAATCCACCACATGTCGACTTCGACACCTTGGATTTAAAACGTTTCCAACAGCCCGCCTTCGAGGCAGCCTACGCTCAGCAAAATCGCCATATTTTTGGTAAAGCTTAA